The Silene latifolia isolate original U9 population chromosome Y, ASM4854445v1, whole genome shotgun sequence sequence ATTAAAATTAATCTATAGTACCCTTTACACAATAAAGGCTAAAACATCCTTACGCATTTTACATTTATTAGACAATTATTTTCGAATCCATACAACGCACGGGCATCACACTAGTAAACATAATAAGTTAGCCTTTAAATAGCCATACGATACAAATAAAGCCTTTAAATAGCCATACAATACAAAGAAACAAAGTGATAGTCATGGACTAAATCCACGCACTACGTGATCCTAACTATTAGGTATTTCACTAacataatactccctctgtcttATTGTCCTATTCTATTTTAGGGTgtttcagtcaattgttgtcatttttattttaagaattaatttgatgagcaatttgatcattcacactcaatttgttccacttgtcatttagtaattgagtccctcctctttccttggtctttgtgtcaaaccaaaggacaacaaataaccagGACGATGGGAGTATTCTATTTATTAGGAACCATATTAACCACTAACTTAATATGGGGTGTCTAagtgagttgttgtcctttctattttaaaaatgaatttgATCAACAATTTGATTATTCACTCTCAATTTGTTCAATTTGTCATTTGGTAATTGGCCCTTCCTCTTTACTTGGTCTTTGTGCTAAAAGCAAaaaacaacaattgaccgggatggagggagtatttttgaTCACCATAATCCAACAATTAATACTAGCAATGTTGACTTCGTTGTGATACACTGATAAGAGTAGCGTTACTGCGTGCGTTTGATTATTTTCTCTGGCCTGGCATCGCAACAAGGACATTCATGGTACCGCCATTATTCCGACGAACAAAAGACTGCAAGTAACGGTCATGAAGATCCTACCGAAGATGGCGTACATTCAAACTTCACCATGCGGTTAGCCAACGATGAGAACTGTGCTCCCTCACCACCTTGGGATTGGGAAAGCATCTCCACGAATGGAAGATTAAAAAAATGTTTTCAGATTATCACGGTAAGTTTTGGAACGGACTAACGGCTCACGGATAGTCAATCAGAAGTGAAAGATGAAGATAACTATGGTAAGAAATTAAAAGTTAGAAAAAGAAAACAGCGCTACAGTAAGGAACTATGCACATACCGCCCTACTTTCGAAGCTTACGGCCCAAGAAATAAAAAATAAGGAACCACGAGGTAGAATTTTCCTTTTGGAAAATGAAATGGTGCCACTGTTAAATGTTGTGCTCCGAAATGGCGAAATTACTTTCTGTTTCGTTTCAGTTAGTATTGTCATGTATTTAGGAATAGTGGGTTAATTGGTCAATAAGcacatgtttaatttttttactGGTTAGTTGAGATATTAGTGAGTTTGTCGACTGATTTAGTTGCATGTTTTTAGCTTGATAATTGTTTACTTATAGCCTATTTAAGAGGCATGGCATTTTCATTATTAATCAAGTTTAAGTTTTCCTCTGTTTTTTCCCCATCAAATTGGTATCCAAGCAAATACCATGAAAGATcccttttttcaattttttttaaaaagaaaacTTTTTGTTTGGCAAAATAAGTAAAGGTACGCACCCCCTATTctcagttcatagactatacatctgaggtagtacctcttattatttattttctgagttttattttaaagtttttgagttttgattTAGTATAAAAATTTTGaacacatttactaaaacattacaataaaaaaatataatattgctcaaaaactatatttataaatggtactatgctcagaaaaaatgtgtacATGCTCAAAAAGTACAAGGTTTGAAGTACTAcgcgtaatcctttttctcctTATTCTCCTTGTTTCAAACTCATAAATCAAAACCCACcaaaataacttttttttttaattccatgGCATCAAATGGACTTTCATCTTCTCAACCTTTGATACCTATATTCAAAGGTAAAAATTACCAtttttggtttattaagatgacTTTATTCAAGTCTCGACAGTTATGGGACTTAGTTTAGAATGGATATGAAGAACCCGAAGGAAATCAGGCGGGTGAGCCCTCCGCATAACTACGGGAAAACCGTAAGAAGGATTCCAAGGCTCTTTTGTTCATCCAAATGGCAATGGATGATGAGATTTTTCCGAGAATTTCAGGAGCTACAACTTCCAAAGAAGCATGGGAGATTTTGAAACACGAGTATTTGGGTGATAAGAAGGTAATTACCGTCAAACTCCAAACCCTCCGTCGTGATTTTGAGACACTCTTTATGAAAAAAGAAGAGTCTGTGCAAATGTTTTTATCTAGAGTGTTTATTTTAGTTAATCACATGAAATCATTGGGTGATTCAATAAGTAATGGAACTGTTGTGAGCAAAATTTTAAGGAGTTTAGGCTCAAAGTTTGATCATGGTGTTGCTGCAATTGAAGAGTTTAGAGATTTATCTACCTATAAATTTGATGAATTGTTGAGCTCTTTGATGGCctatgaagatagaatgaatAGGTCTAATGAAAAGGTAGAAGAAAAGGCTTTCTCAGTGAAAGGacaattgtaatactacggttttctatgtctttgggtactctatcgagtgagacttactctttttttttggtgaaatgtgagcaGGTTTCCATTAATTGAAAAATAGTCAATTACAACATCATTTCAAATTTCTAGTACTAACCACAGCTAAGTTAAAATATCTAAACTAGAGAGCCATAGCTGATCTTGGCTAGTAACAAAACGTGGAAGCAGTTGACTGATTCTAGCATGAATCAACCTCTTCAAATCTCTCACAATATTCCTAGGCAATGTAAGCTGCATATTCAGTCGGCAGTTGTTCCTCTCCATCCAAATGGTATACCAGCAGGCCATCTTTGCCATTCTGCACACCTGTTGCTGCAACTTAGAGCACCTCCTTGCAGGAACCAAGTTCGATTTGCCGATTCTCAATCTGTCCCATAATGCACTTACTATATAAACAATCTTCAAACAGATGGGCATGTGTTTCAATGCCATCCTCACACAGCACACAGTCCTTAGAATCAGAAATCCCATGAGCATGTAATTTTTCACGAGTATTGAGCGCCTTATGATAAATCAACCAAGCTATGAAGGCATGCTTAGGGATATTCCATCTATCCCCAAACATCAGAATACCAAGACAAAGGTGGGTGTTGACCCTGTATCCAAGCATATCCAGACCCTACTGAGTAGCCTTTAGGATCAGCTACCCAGCAGTTATCCACAAAAACAGCATTCAATTTCATTCTGATCTTACAGatgttcctccaattccaattggaGTCACTAGGAGGCACATAAGTAGACCAGTCATTCCCTTTCATATAAATATGATCAACCCATTGAACCCACAGTCTATCTGCCTAGTgtgacttactctgtcgagtaagtatgtttgtaCGCAAAACAGttgctgacctgatgggtactcgatcgagtacgtgtggcactcgatcgagtaaggggcactcgatcgagtaagtcacttactcgatttaacttactcgatcgagtaagtgagtttttacgggttgtttgtcggattttgatagcaacgcgagaaggtTATAAAAAGATATTTCGGCATTTCTTTGCACTCTTACTTCATTATAagtttcacaaaagagaaaacaaggttacgtagttcccctctctcacattgctatcaaatcctaagggctggAGTCGTCGGATCATtgagttctttacaccgttgagttcatcgcgtcaagggtaagattcttgtataatttttatagtgattcgttgagtttgttcaaaaccctaattgggtaatttgggggtttttgggtgtttgattggcttagtagtaattgcatgattgtatatgtgtttataggaggagatttcgtagaagagcattttgattagctgcttgtgacgatCTTAGTGATTTCTGTTCCatgtagggttttccctactcagtactagttacatgatatgtgtggtgatttGTGCTGTGGttagtgttgttgattgtttcagacgattgttgagttgtattgtgattgctgattgtctgtctgtgttcttcgggacGTGTCcgtggctgagtggagtcacttgcgagagtggcttcaagcccatgattcgccttctgtggaacccgccacagaagggatgtgcacattaatggacgtgggttttcgctcgatggagatgagcggggatttggtgggtacggctgcggtcccccactggcggtgtggagtatctgttgcgatgggtactctggcagggctacacactttagtgtgtagtcagttacgtggtGATTATTCATAgagaccggggtttgatgtgacgattttGCTGTTTGGTAGTTGTTGTATTGTATGttattttatgtaatcagtactgactccgtttaaatgttttaaaaactgtggtgatccattcgggggtggtgagcagttattgagcaggtatgtgacgatgcgtatgggatagctaggatgagtcaccacgatgcagtttagaagtcttccgctgtgtcttacaTTTATTTTTATAGTCctttgatagtagacagttttgagaaTTTATAATTCTCTTTATAGGTTTTGgctttggcatgtaatcacgttaaacgttatttactatttaattatgtttctttattgtctgatgattattattgcctcgggtaaccctgatggtgacgttcctatacctgagcgGTCATGGTAagtcacttggagtatgggggtgtcacaaagtggtaggagctaatgcaaagacttgggagacatcctaaagtcgaattataacgataggtcacacgcccaaaacggccaagaaacgagtgagttatgaccgttttacgaaaactggacagtgctaagaaacgcgtagggtactcgattgagtggccctactcgatcaagtgcatcccttgttactcgatcgagtagcccttactcgatcgagtagccctggtaattggttttacgtgtctctgaccttcacctactcgatcgagtggcctgtactcgatctagtgacccttgttttgggtcctatgcttatcttttgacttccgTTGCATAATATGTTTAATTcgaaggtgttattttgcttctttatgcattgttttacatgtatgttggtcgtgatgcgtaagttacccaatcttatgatgtaaagagtggcacctgtggtgagtatgagttcggtgggaggacatgagttatatgtggttctGATAGATAGTGGAGAAAGGAAAGGAACTTTGATTACctgattgaggcatggagcatgtttcgtgggatgagatgagtgatatgattgtgtgataAGTAATGTAAAactaagtgaatgtgggcaaggggtaatgtaagtttatggaacgtgagaatgaaaagattgaaatgagagaTGCAAATTGTACGTGGTAACTTTGGATGTTTCAGGATTACGAGGGGAGGTAGTTATGACTCGGTGGGTTGAGAATATATATATAATGGAAAGGTCGTTATAGGTAAATGGAAAGAAATGGCgtataaagagcttagattgagttatgcagcgATATGGGTTTGCAGATAGCGAGTGaatttgggaatttgtattatcaagaggtgaaactaatatGTGATTTCCTTGGACaagtaacggtatgaaatgagttttgggaattaaaaaaaaaaagaaaaaaaaaagcagtgtgagtgataacatgagatggtctggactgattggtgataactgtgagtgatagcatgataagagaggaTCCAGAGtcagaaagagtgagatgatatcgataagaaataatgggatttgagtttgaagcaatgagaaggtaaccgaagtactaaagagttaggaagaagtaataaggagttttatggttaattgattttgttgagtaaaaaagaaaagaataaggggagtaaaactaggaaaatgtttcACCGGAGTTACGTGATATAAAAGTAAAGAATCGTCGAGaggtatgatactatcatgaggatttgagttaaaagttatataggagttccaggacgacatgataatcatgagtttcgaggaattaaggaaagtaaaaagcgGGGTAaataatttgcacgatatgagatcttggtggtgagttgggtgacgatacaattaaggatggatttggaattaatgttgaggtaatttggttgatgggtttgatgttagTTATtcgggatgttaaccaaagataggaaagaaaccgtgatgtttagagatgagtgtaagaggcttgatgtccgaacgatggtagttttgaggtgttgtcactagtggttaagggtgatgataaataggaaagatggccattctaaagaggttgattttgtagagacatgattgatatgtacgtttgtggggaagtataagatgtggtcttaggaggcggttgctagtggtTGAGTAGtagctgtatggttatatttggcaggggatgatggttatgcgaatggaggAATGTGTTTTGGGCGAgcggtaacctttatcaggtggtaacttacgtgatcaggattgactagttggatgtgattatgggtctatgatgtgtataaacgtttgtgtgaggttctgacctcacga is a genomic window containing:
- the LOC141628204 gene encoding uncharacterized protein LOC141628204 — its product is MAMDDEIFPRISGATTSKEAWEILKHEYLGDKKVITVKLQTLRRDFETLFMKKEESVQMFLSRVFILVNHMKSLGDSISNGTVVSKILRSLGSKFDHGVAAIEEFRDLSTYKFDELLSSLMAYEDRMNRSNEKVEEKAFSVKGQL